The Pseudomonas allokribbensis genome has a window encoding:
- a CDS encoding FUSC family protein, protein MNGFFSGIPPARDWFYGIRTFAASMIALYIALLMQMPRPYWAMATVYIVSSPFLGPTSSKALYRAIGTFLGAAAAVLFVPMFVQSPYVLVVVIALWTGILLFLSLHLRTANNYALMLAGYTLPLIALPTVDNPLAVWDVAEARTEEIFLGIAVAAVVGAMFWPRRLAPVFNDAVGKWFADATTYSLKFLSRDVQPEEVTALRMAMVGSFNSLELMIGQLPHEGARPQTVRNTKELRGRMIHLLPVIDALEDSLYALERRTPELVEKFAPLLAATREWLGHKDADLDRWQALRDQLEALQPSAEALEDRKQLLFSNALYRLGEFIDLWQDCRSLQDAILCERQDSWRAVYRHWRLGRLTPFLDRGLMLYSVASTILAIIVASTLWILLGWTDGGSAVILAAVSCSFFASMDDPAPQIYRFFFWTGMSVLFASLYLFLVLPNLHDFPMLVLAFAIPFICVGTLTVQPRFYLGMLLTLVNTSSFISISGAYDADFFAFVNSNLAGPMGLLFAFIWTLIARPFGAELAAKRLTRFSWKDIVSMTEPANLAEHRQLGVQLLDRLMQHLPRLALTGQDTGIAMREVRVGLNLLDLLAYTPRVTGVPNALLQQVVAEVGDYFRACLKAGERLPAPSPLLMTMDRTRRALNGHGDEETRLHLLHALSGLRLALLPGVEFVSSAEPEEPLPEGAPL, encoded by the coding sequence GTGAACGGCTTCTTTTCCGGCATTCCTCCGGCCCGGGACTGGTTCTACGGGATCCGTACGTTTGCAGCCTCGATGATCGCGTTGTACATCGCCTTGCTGATGCAGATGCCGCGTCCTTACTGGGCGATGGCCACGGTGTACATCGTTTCCAGCCCGTTCCTCGGGCCGACCAGTTCCAAGGCGTTGTACCGGGCGATCGGGACCTTTCTCGGCGCTGCGGCGGCGGTGCTGTTCGTGCCGATGTTCGTCCAGAGCCCGTATGTGCTGGTGGTGGTCATCGCGTTGTGGACCGGGATTCTGCTGTTCCTGTCGCTGCACCTGCGCACCGCCAACAACTACGCGCTGATGCTCGCGGGCTACACCTTGCCGCTGATCGCCTTGCCGACGGTGGATAACCCGCTGGCGGTCTGGGATGTGGCTGAGGCGCGTACCGAAGAGATCTTCCTTGGCATCGCGGTGGCGGCGGTGGTCGGCGCGATGTTTTGGCCACGACGCCTGGCGCCTGTGTTCAACGATGCGGTGGGCAAGTGGTTCGCCGATGCGACGACCTACAGCCTGAAATTCCTTAGCCGCGACGTGCAGCCCGAAGAAGTCACCGCCCTGCGCATGGCCATGGTCGGCAGTTTCAACAGCCTGGAATTGATGATCGGCCAGTTGCCGCACGAAGGCGCGCGGCCGCAGACGGTGCGTAACACCAAGGAACTGCGCGGGCGGATGATCCACCTGCTGCCGGTGATCGACGCCCTGGAAGACTCGCTTTACGCCCTCGAACGGCGCACGCCGGAACTGGTGGAAAAATTCGCGCCGCTGCTCGCTGCCACCCGCGAATGGCTCGGCCACAAAGATGCCGATCTCGACCGCTGGCAAGCCCTGCGCGATCAGCTCGAAGCCCTGCAACCCAGCGCCGAAGCCCTCGAAGATCGCAAACAGTTGCTGTTTTCCAACGCGCTGTACCGCCTCGGCGAATTCATCGATCTGTGGCAGGACTGCCGCAGTCTGCAGGACGCGATCCTGTGTGAACGCCAGGACAGCTGGCGCGCGGTCTATCGTCACTGGCGCCTTGGTCGCCTGACGCCGTTTCTCGACCGTGGGCTGATGCTGTATTCGGTGGCCTCGACCATTCTGGCAATCATCGTCGCCTCGACACTGTGGATTCTGCTGGGCTGGACCGACGGCGGCAGCGCGGTGATTCTGGCAGCGGTGTCGTGCAGTTTCTTTGCCTCGATGGACGACCCGGCGCCGCAGATTTACCGGTTCTTTTTCTGGACCGGGATGTCGGTGCTGTTCGCCAGTCTGTACCTGTTTCTGGTGCTGCCGAACCTGCATGACTTCCCGATGCTGGTGCTGGCGTTTGCCATCCCGTTCATCTGCGTCGGCACCCTGACGGTTCAGCCACGGTTCTACCTCGGCATGCTGCTGACGCTGGTGAACACCTCGTCGTTCATCAGTATCTCGGGCGCTTACGATGCGGACTTCTTCGCCTTCGTGAACTCCAACCTGGCGGGCCCGATGGGGTTGTTGTTTGCGTTTATCTGGACGCTGATCGCCCGGCCGTTCGGCGCCGAGCTCGCCGCCAAGCGCCTGACCCGTTTCAGCTGGAAAGACATCGTCAGCATGACCGAGCCGGCGAACCTCGCCGAGCACCGGCAATTGGGCGTGCAACTGCTCGACCGCCTGATGCAGCACTTGCCGCGTCTGGCGCTGACCGGCCAGGACACCGGCATCGCCATGCGCGAAGTGCGCGTGGGTCTGAACCTGCTCGATCTGCTGGCCTACACCCCGCGCGTGACCGGCGTGCCGAACGCGTTGTTGCAGCAAGTGGTGGCCGAGGTCGGCGATTACTTCCGGGCCTGTCTCAAGGCCGGTGAACGCTTGCCGGCTCCGAGCCCGTTGCTGATGACCATGGACCGCACTCGCCGCGCGCTCAACGGCCACGGCGACGAAGAAACCCGACTACACCTGTTGCACGCTTTGAGCGGTTTGCGTCTGGCGCTGTTGCCCGGCGTCGAATTCGTTTCCAGCGCCGAGCCCGAAGAACCGCTGCCCGAAGGAGCGCCCCTATGA
- a CDS encoding TolC family protein, which produces MKKSQKLFGASLLALAISGCAVTSEPIERSVSEQRARADLQTMYKGQEPLRGPLTLHQAMARAVKYNLEGRLKIMEEALAKRQLDLASFDMLPRMALDAGYVGRNNVSASSSQSVRTGTQSLEPSTSQDRDRNVADLTMVWNVLDFGVSYINAKQQGDQRLIVQERRRKVINTIVQDVRSAYWRAMAAERLLKQIDSLMARVDAARRNSESMSEQRIGDPVQSLGYQRSLIEATRQLEEQRRALSLAKTELATLINLPMGTNLTLATDDGYQIPELKVDISKLEQEALTSRPELREQDYQTRISAAETRKAMLRMLPGLEFSAGGHYDSNSFLVNDRWADYGVKVTWNLFNVISAPAAIDVAKAGEEVATARRQAMSIAVLAQLYVANANYQEALRQFKTNQQLSDIDGQIVGQLRNRHQAAGIGELDLIQGELNNLQADLRRDLSYADLRNAYGQIFASAGLDPLPDQVQSTEVQSIATALANREAAWASGDISVPVAHASAK; this is translated from the coding sequence ATGAAGAAAAGTCAGAAGTTGTTCGGCGCCAGCCTGCTGGCGCTGGCGATCAGCGGATGTGCAGTCACCAGTGAACCGATCGAACGCAGTGTCAGTGAGCAACGGGCCCGAGCCGACCTGCAAACCATGTACAAGGGCCAGGAACCGCTGCGCGGTCCGCTGACCCTGCATCAGGCCATGGCCCGTGCCGTGAAGTACAACCTTGAAGGGCGCTTGAAAATCATGGAGGAAGCGCTGGCCAAACGGCAGCTCGACCTCGCCAGTTTCGACATGCTGCCGCGCATGGCGCTGGACGCCGGTTACGTCGGACGCAACAACGTCAGCGCTTCCAGCAGCCAGAGCGTACGCACCGGCACCCAGTCTCTGGAACCGTCGACCTCCCAGGACCGCGACCGCAACGTCGCGGACCTGACCATGGTCTGGAACGTTCTCGATTTTGGTGTCAGCTACATCAACGCCAAACAACAGGGCGACCAGCGTCTGATCGTTCAGGAACGTCGGCGCAAGGTGATCAACACCATTGTTCAGGATGTGCGCTCGGCCTATTGGCGGGCGATGGCGGCCGAACGTCTGCTCAAGCAGATCGACAGCCTGATGGCGCGGGTCGACGCTGCCCGGCGCAACAGCGAAAGCATGAGCGAGCAGCGCATCGGCGATCCGGTGCAGTCCCTCGGTTATCAACGTTCGCTGATCGAAGCCACCCGACAGCTGGAAGAGCAGCGCCGTGCGCTGTCGCTGGCGAAAACCGAGCTGGCGACCCTGATCAACCTGCCGATGGGCACCAACCTGACGCTGGCCACCGACGACGGTTATCAGATCCCGGAACTCAAAGTCGATATCTCCAAACTGGAACAGGAAGCCCTGACCAGCCGTCCGGAACTGCGTGAGCAGGATTACCAGACCCGAATCAGCGCCGCCGAAACCCGCAAGGCGATGTTGCGCATGCTGCCGGGCCTGGAGTTTTCTGCTGGCGGGCACTACGACAGCAACTCGTTCCTGGTAAACGACCGCTGGGCCGACTATGGCGTGAAAGTGACCTGGAACCTGTTCAACGTGATCTCCGCCCCGGCGGCCATCGACGTGGCCAAGGCCGGCGAAGAGGTCGCCACCGCACGTCGCCAGGCGATGTCGATTGCGGTGCTGGCGCAGTTGTACGTGGCCAACGCCAACTATCAGGAGGCGCTTCGCCAGTTCAAGACCAACCAGCAACTGTCGGACATCGACGGGCAAATCGTCGGTCAGCTGCGCAATCGTCATCAGGCGGCGGGCATCGGTGAGCTGGACCTGATTCAGGGCGAACTGAACAACCTGCAAGCGGACTTGCGTCGCGACCTGTCCTACGCCGATCTGCGCAATGCCTATGGCCAGATCTTCGCCAGTGCCGGGCTCGATCCGTTGCCGGATCAGGTGCAGTCGACCGAAGTGCAGTCGATCGCCACGGCGCTGGCCAACCGCGAAGCGGCGTGGGCGTCGGGGGATATTTCGGTGCCGGTGGCCCATGCCTCCGCGAAGTGA
- a CDS encoding sulfotransferase family protein yields the protein MASLNFDGWLPIRIWKDASQWQVDWCWFGDTPLHQPFFRDAVEEALRLPFNQAFRRQTPLSALTDWQALSPGLAPSAFILHASRCGSTLISQMLARLDDHIVISEPPPLDALLRSDLPAVERRAAIAGLLSAYGQRRRGVEQRLVIKLDAWNIGEWPLLHECFSDTPWLFVYRDPLEIAVSHLRRPGMHMVPGMLGECVLDDNLPFEGREDFIARRLGRLLEAGRLHCTDFGGLTVNYSELPEAITGRLAGFFRLNVTQREQALAGSAQHAKQPSQAFVADGESKRREASTLLQAQVERCARAPYEALERLRAFTISPTDPPSP from the coding sequence ATGGCGAGCCTGAATTTCGACGGCTGGCTACCGATTCGCATCTGGAAAGACGCCAGCCAATGGCAGGTGGACTGGTGCTGGTTTGGCGATACGCCGCTGCATCAGCCGTTTTTTCGCGATGCGGTGGAAGAAGCGCTGCGGCTGCCGTTCAATCAGGCGTTTCGCCGGCAAACACCCTTGTCGGCACTCACGGATTGGCAGGCGCTCAGTCCTGGCCTGGCGCCGAGCGCCTTCATCCTGCACGCCTCGCGTTGCGGATCGACGCTGATCAGCCAGATGCTCGCCCGACTCGACGATCACATCGTGATCTCGGAACCGCCGCCCCTCGATGCCTTGCTGCGCAGTGATCTGCCGGCCGTCGAACGCCGTGCGGCCATCGCCGGGTTGCTCTCGGCCTACGGTCAGCGCCGGCGCGGTGTGGAGCAACGGCTGGTGATCAAGCTCGACGCCTGGAACATCGGTGAATGGCCTCTGCTTCACGAATGCTTCTCCGATACGCCTTGGTTGTTCGTCTATCGCGATCCGCTGGAAATCGCCGTTTCGCATCTGCGTCGCCCGGGCATGCACATGGTGCCCGGCATGCTCGGCGAGTGCGTGCTGGACGACAACTTGCCATTCGAAGGGCGTGAGGATTTCATCGCCCGGAGGCTGGGACGTCTGCTGGAGGCGGGGCGCTTGCACTGCACTGATTTCGGCGGGCTGACGGTCAATTACAGCGAGTTGCCCGAGGCGATAACGGGACGTTTGGCGGGGTTTTTCAGGTTGAACGTCACGCAACGTGAACAGGCTCTGGCAGGCTCGGCACAACATGCGAAACAGCCGTCACAGGCGTTTGTCGCCGATGGCGAAAGCAAACGCCGTGAGGCTTCCACGCTGTTGCAGGCGCAAGTGGAACGTTGTGCGCGGGCGCCCTACGAAGCGCTTGAACGCCTGCGCGCGTTCACGATTTCGCCGACAGATCCGCCATCCCCTTGA
- a CDS encoding NfeD family protein, whose translation MNTRRCAFVLLMLLSGSALAVDTPLHAVDPIGLWLITLGIAFLIAEAALPNYGVIGLGGIVMFVIGALILGNAELPVPMMIGLGLVSALLLIALLIRALKTRPRHPVSGDAGLLGSVTAVTVVQPQDARNGWVQLQGERWQVLSATPLHTGQPVRVVGRKGLLLQVAAADAAPLGE comes from the coding sequence GTGAACACCCGTCGCTGTGCGTTTGTCCTGTTGATGCTGCTGAGCGGATCGGCCCTGGCTGTGGACACCCCGCTGCACGCTGTCGACCCCATCGGCCTGTGGCTGATCACCTTGGGCATCGCGTTCCTGATCGCCGAAGCCGCGCTGCCCAACTACGGCGTGATCGGCCTGGGCGGCATCGTCATGTTCGTGATCGGCGCGCTGATCCTGGGCAACGCCGAACTGCCGGTGCCGATGATGATCGGCCTCGGGCTGGTCAGCGCCCTGCTGCTGATTGCGCTACTGATCCGCGCTTTGAAGACTCGACCGCGCCATCCGGTCAGCGGCGACGCGGGCCTGCTTGGCAGCGTAACGGCCGTGACGGTCGTGCAGCCGCAGGACGCTCGCAACGGCTGGGTGCAATTACAGGGAGAACGCTGGCAAGTTTTGAGCGCCACACCGCTGCACACCGGGCAACCGGTGCGGGTGGTCGGACGCAAGGGCTTGTTGCTGCAAGTGGCCGCGGCTGACGCGGCACCGCTCGGAGAGTGA
- a CDS encoding aminoacyl-tRNA deacylase produces the protein MRMARKVQSSLTRAQCEYDVLSHPHSSSSLETARVSGIPADRVAKSVILDDHHGHYLMAVLPASRHLDLSKVRTSGEWQITRESTLAHLFDDCERGAVPPLGDSYGLDMVIDPLVTRQKDIYLEAGNHNNLLHMSMPEFLKMVPHAQVRELSQ, from the coding sequence ATGCGTATGGCAAGAAAAGTGCAAAGCAGCCTGACCCGGGCGCAATGCGAATATGACGTCCTCTCCCATCCGCACTCGAGCAGCAGCCTTGAAACGGCGCGGGTTTCGGGGATTCCGGCGGATAGAGTGGCCAAATCGGTGATCCTCGACGACCACCACGGGCATTACCTGATGGCCGTGCTGCCCGCCAGCCGCCATCTGGACCTGAGCAAGGTGCGCACCAGCGGCGAGTGGCAGATCACCCGCGAAAGCACCCTGGCGCACCTGTTCGACGACTGCGAACGCGGCGCGGTGCCGCCGCTGGGCGACTCCTACGGGCTGGACATGGTCATCGACCCGTTGGTGACCCGGCAAAAAGACATTTACCTGGAGGCCGGCAACCACAACAACCTGCTGCACATGAGCATGCCCGAGTTCCTGAAAATGGTGCCGCATGCGCAGGTGCGGGAGTTGAGTCAGTAG
- a CDS encoding efflux RND transporter periplasmic adaptor subunit, whose product MKKPFLTIGRVMLTLLIVTFAVVVVWRMVMYYMFAPWTRDGHIRADIVQIAPDVSGLIQQVEVKDNQLVKRGQVLFSIDQDRFKLALRQAKAAVADREETLAQAQREAKRNRGLGNLVPAEQLEESQSKVARAQSALAEALVTVDSAQLNLDRSVIRSPVDGYVNDRAPRTQEFVTAGRPVLSVVDSNSFHIDGYFEETKLDGIHVGQSVDIRVIGDRARLRGHVESIVAGIEDRDRSSGSNLLPNVNPAFSWVRLAQRIPVRIAFDDVPDDFRMIAGRTATVSIIDDKQQEPAQ is encoded by the coding sequence ATGAAAAAACCGTTTTTGACCATCGGTCGCGTGATGCTGACCTTGCTGATCGTGACTTTCGCCGTCGTCGTGGTCTGGCGCATGGTGATGTATTACATGTTCGCGCCCTGGACCCGTGACGGCCACATCCGCGCCGATATCGTGCAGATCGCCCCGGACGTGTCCGGGCTGATCCAGCAGGTCGAGGTCAAGGACAACCAGTTGGTGAAGCGCGGCCAGGTGCTGTTCAGCATCGATCAGGACCGTTTCAAATTGGCGTTGCGTCAGGCCAAGGCAGCCGTTGCCGACCGCGAAGAAACCCTCGCCCAGGCCCAGCGTGAAGCCAAGCGTAATCGTGGTCTGGGCAATCTGGTGCCGGCCGAACAGCTGGAAGAGAGCCAGTCGAAAGTCGCCCGCGCGCAATCGGCACTGGCCGAAGCGCTGGTGACGGTGGACAGCGCCCAGCTCAACCTCGACCGTTCGGTGATCCGCAGCCCGGTGGACGGTTACGTCAACGACCGCGCGCCGCGCACCCAGGAATTCGTAACGGCCGGGCGTCCGGTGTTGTCGGTGGTGGACAGCAATTCGTTCCACATCGACGGCTATTTCGAAGAGACCAAACTCGACGGCATCCACGTCGGCCAGTCGGTGGATATCCGCGTGATCGGCGACCGCGCCCGCTTGCGCGGGCATGTCGAAAGTATCGTCGCCGGTATCGAAGACCGTGACCGTTCGAGTGGCAGCAACCTGTTGCCCAACGTCAACCCGGCCTTCAGCTGGGTACGCCTGGCGCAGCGGATTCCGGTGCGCATTGCCTTCGATGACGTGCCGGATGACTTCCGCATGATCGCCGGGCGTACCGCCACGGTGTCGATCATCGACGATAAACAGCAGGAGCCCGCGCAATGA
- a CDS encoding DUF1656 domain-containing protein codes for MIGDLDISGIFLPTLLVLMGITYVLFVLVHGVLTRLHFYRLVWHRALFNVALYAVMLYGVDSLSRYLMT; via the coding sequence ATGATCGGTGACCTGGACATCAGCGGCATTTTCCTGCCGACCCTGCTGGTGCTGATGGGCATCACGTATGTGCTGTTTGTGCTGGTACATGGCGTGCTTACACGCCTGCATTTCTACCGTCTGGTCTGGCACCGGGCATTGTTCAACGTGGCTCTCTACGCCGTGATGCTGTACGGCGTGGACTCACTCAGTCGATACCTGATGACATGA
- a CDS encoding MarR family winged helix-turn-helix transcriptional regulator, whose translation MNISSAMVVAARHWRKICQTTLVNYGISEACAVPLLMIGRLGERVHQVQVAQAAGIESPSLVRLLDQLCHAGYVCRTEDPQDRRAKCLSLTDTGRELVQAVEVELVRLRNEVLEGIDRSDLEATLRVLRAFEAASPPAVIYP comes from the coding sequence ATGAACATCAGCAGCGCCATGGTGGTGGCCGCCAGGCATTGGCGGAAGATCTGCCAGACCACGCTGGTCAACTATGGAATTTCCGAAGCCTGCGCCGTCCCGCTCTTGATGATCGGGCGTCTGGGGGAGCGCGTGCATCAGGTGCAGGTGGCGCAGGCGGCGGGGATCGAGAGTCCTTCGCTGGTGCGGCTGCTCGATCAGTTGTGTCACGCCGGCTACGTCTGCCGCACTGAAGACCCGCAGGATCGCCGGGCCAAATGCCTGAGCCTGACCGACACCGGTCGCGAGCTGGTGCAAGCGGTGGAAGTCGAGCTGGTGCGTCTGCGCAATGAGGTGCTCGAAGGCATCGACCGGAGTGATCTGGAGGCTACGCTTCGTGTACTGAGAGCTTTTGAGGCGGCCAGTCCGCCAGCGGTGATCTATCCGTGA
- a CDS encoding aspartyl/asparaginyl beta-hydroxylase domain-containing protein: MSRPAFSRLPLAVDLPLLLQALAAIENDAWRGHFNTAYFAGDWSGVALISAADALTELSPGTAEPVQRVPWLKDRRWQQALRDLPLDIVSARLLRLGPGGQIHEHRDYDLEGPDADFRLHIPLLSPPAVDFWLDGLRMPMSAGECWFLDLARPHRVDNRDSTARIHLVLDCRPGVWLEQMIAEGLSNTPQPDAEDSALQRFHRLLAVDPSLSATLQALHDPEVFISQTLALAAERGLSFSREELEAAMRKGRRSWNEQWRA, translated from the coding sequence ATGAGCCGGCCGGCGTTCTCGCGGCTGCCGCTGGCGGTGGATCTGCCGTTGCTGTTGCAGGCGCTGGCGGCGATTGAAAACGATGCCTGGCGCGGGCATTTCAACACGGCCTATTTCGCGGGCGACTGGAGCGGCGTGGCGCTGATTTCCGCTGCCGATGCGCTGACTGAACTGTCCCCAGGAACCGCCGAACCTGTACAGCGTGTGCCTTGGCTGAAGGACCGCCGCTGGCAGCAGGCGTTGCGTGATCTGCCGCTGGATATCGTCAGTGCCCGGCTGCTGCGGCTGGGGCCGGGCGGGCAGATTCACGAGCATCGCGACTATGACCTCGAGGGGCCGGACGCGGATTTTCGACTGCATATTCCGCTGCTCAGCCCACCCGCCGTGGACTTCTGGCTCGACGGTCTGCGCATGCCGATGTCGGCGGGCGAGTGCTGGTTTCTCGACCTTGCGCGGCCGCATCGGGTCGATAATCGCGACAGTACGGCGCGCATTCATCTGGTACTCGATTGCCGTCCCGGCGTCTGGCTGGAGCAGATGATTGCCGAGGGTTTATCGAACACGCCGCAGCCTGATGCCGAAGACTCGGCGTTGCAGCGGTTTCATCGTCTGCTGGCCGTGGATCCTTCGTTGTCGGCGACCTTGCAGGCACTGCACGACCCCGAAGTGTTCATCAGCCAGACACTGGCATTGGCCGCCGAGCGCGGCTTGTCATTCTCCCGGGAAGAGCTGGAGGCGGCGATGCGCAAGGGGCGCCGGTCATGGAACGAACAATGGCGAGCCTGA
- a CDS encoding slipin family protein, whose translation MGLQIGFVALLLLLIALAGSTFRILREYERGVVFQLGRFWQVKGPGLILLIPVVQQMVRVDLRTIVLDVPPQDVITRDNVSVKVNAVLYFRVLDPQKAIIQVEDFLMATSQLAQTTLRAVLGKHELDELLAERERLNIDIQQVLDAQTDAWGIKVANVEIKHVDLNESMVRAIAKQAEAERERRAKVIHAEGELQASEKLMQAAEMLGRQPGAMQLRYMQTLSSIAGDKSSTIVFPLPIELLKGMADLSAKS comes from the coding sequence ATGGGTCTGCAAATCGGTTTTGTCGCGCTGCTGCTGTTGCTCATTGCCCTGGCCGGCTCGACGTTCCGCATCCTGCGTGAATACGAACGTGGCGTGGTGTTCCAGCTCGGGCGCTTCTGGCAGGTCAAGGGACCGGGGCTGATCCTGTTGATTCCGGTGGTGCAGCAAATGGTCCGGGTGGATCTGCGCACCATTGTTCTCGACGTGCCGCCGCAGGATGTGATCACCCGCGACAACGTCTCGGTCAAGGTCAACGCGGTGCTGTATTTCCGGGTGCTCGACCCACAGAAAGCGATCATCCAGGTCGAGGACTTCCTCATGGCCACCAGCCAACTGGCCCAGACCACCCTGCGTGCGGTGCTCGGCAAACATGAACTGGACGAACTGCTGGCCGAACGCGAACGCCTGAACATCGACATCCAGCAAGTGCTCGACGCCCAGACCGACGCCTGGGGTATCAAGGTCGCCAATGTCGAGATCAAACACGTCGACCTCAACGAATCGATGGTCCGCGCCATCGCCAAACAGGCCGAAGCCGAACGGGAACGGCGAGCCAAGGTGATCCACGCCGAAGGTGAATTGCAGGCCTCTGAAAAACTCATGCAGGCCGCCGAAATGCTCGGGCGCCAGCCAGGCGCCATGCAGTTGCGTTACATGCAGACCCTGAGTTCGATTGCCGGCGACAAGAGCTCGACCATCGTCTTTCCGTTGCCGATCGAATTGCTCAAGGGGATGGCGGATCTGTCGGCGAAATCGTGA
- the cysC gene encoding adenylyl-sulfate kinase — MPPRSDVLAPTASISRAQREARNGHRGTAVLLTGLPAAGKSTLAQALHAELFERGLQSVVLDGDGLRVGLNRDLGFTDADRLENIRRASELAALLVENGQIVILAMIAPLVELREVFAQRLGDDYREVWCSAALAVCEQRDPKGHYARARRGELAGFTGVSAPYEPPAQASLVLDTGTLTVEACLDRLLTWLGESAVLPRT; from the coding sequence ATGCCTCCGCGAAGTGATGTGCTGGCGCCGACCGCCAGCATCAGCCGTGCACAGCGTGAGGCCCGCAATGGCCATCGCGGCACGGCCGTGTTGCTGACCGGTTTGCCGGCGGCGGGCAAATCGACCCTGGCTCAGGCGCTGCATGCCGAACTCTTCGAGCGAGGTCTGCAAAGTGTGGTGCTCGACGGCGATGGTTTGCGCGTCGGGCTCAACCGCGATCTGGGATTCACCGATGCCGACCGACTGGAAAACATCCGTCGGGCCAGTGAACTGGCGGCGCTGCTGGTGGAGAACGGGCAGATCGTGATTCTGGCGATGATCGCGCCACTGGTGGAGTTGCGTGAAGTGTTCGCTCAACGCCTGGGCGATGACTATCGCGAAGTCTGGTGCAGCGCCGCGCTGGCGGTGTGCGAACAGCGCGATCCGAAAGGGCATTACGCCCGGGCGCGACGTGGAGAGCTGGCTGGGTTTACCGGCGTGTCGGCACCTTACGAGCCACCGGCCCAGGCGTCGCTGGTACTCGATACCGGAACACTGACGGTCGAGGCCTGCCTTGACCGCTTGCTGACCTGGCTCGGCGAATCCGCGGTGTTGCCCAGGACATGA
- a CDS encoding DUF2789 domain-containing protein, translating to MENPTHSLPSLFKQLGLPNDPVSIDQFIATHSPLKPELHLCDAFFWTKSQADFLRDEILDDADWAEVVDQLDVMLRKGRAG from the coding sequence ATGGAAAATCCGACGCACAGCCTCCCATCCCTGTTCAAACAGCTCGGACTGCCCAACGACCCGGTCAGCATCGACCAGTTCATCGCCACCCATTCCCCGCTCAAACCTGAATTGCACCTGTGCGATGCGTTTTTCTGGACCAAGAGCCAGGCGGATTTTTTGCGGGACGAGATTCTCGATGATGCGGATTGGGCGGAGGTGGTGGATCAGTTGGATGTGATGTTGAGGAAGGGGCGGGCGGGGTAA